In one Helicobacter ibis genomic region, the following are encoded:
- the pssA gene encoding CDP-diacylglycerol--serine O-phosphatidyltransferase, which produces MKINPLYILPNLFTGASIYLGILSVSYAFLGRFELACWLVLISLIFDGLDGRVARLTGTTSKFGVEFDSLADIIAFGVAPAMILFFYIGFSYGKLGIAISGLYVVFGAIRLARFNVSTGNSEPNVFIGLPIPAAAVFIVSWLMCEMVFAKLYPEYSKEFLFILMICVLLIGLLMVSNIRYPSFKKINFYNISFGKIIVFLMMFLAVLFIYPIYTVVSLITAYVFFGPLRAGYYIFFKKTIK; this is translated from the coding sequence ATGAAAATTAATCCACTCTATATACTGCCAAATTTATTTACTGGAGCTAGTATATATCTTGGAATCCTTAGCGTATCTTATGCGTTTTTGGGTAGATTCGAACTTGCTTGTTGGCTTGTATTGATTAGTCTAATTTTTGATGGATTAGATGGAAGAGTTGCAAGGCTTACTGGCACTACGAGTAAGTTTGGTGTAGAGTTTGATTCATTGGCTGATATTATTGCATTTGGTGTTGCACCGGCTATGATTTTGTTTTTTTATATTGGTTTTTCTTATGGTAAGTTAGGAATCGCAATTTCTGGTTTATATGTTGTATTTGGTGCTATTAGACTTGCAAGATTTAATGTTAGCACAGGAAATAGTGAGCCAAATGTTTTTATAGGGTTGCCAATACCTGCTGCTGCTGTGTTTATAGTTAGTTGGTTAATGTGTGAGATGGTATTTGCAAAATTATATCCGGAGTATTCCAAAGAATTCTTATTTATTCTTATGATATGTGTGCTTTTAATAGGATTGCTTATGGTTAGCAATATAAGGTATCCAAGTTTTAAAAAGATTAACTTTTACAACATTAGCTTTGGTAAAATCATAGTGTTTTTGATGATGTTTTTAGCGGTGTTGTTTATTTATCCGATTTATACTGTTGTTTCTTTAATTACTGCTTATGTATTTTTTGGACCTTTAAGGGCAGGTTATTATATTTTCTTTAAAAAAACAATTAAGTAA
- the msrP gene encoding protein-methionine-sulfoxide reductase catalytic subunit MsrP gives MEFKFKQANSIDYKSVTPEYLFNERRRFLKLGVGGIVGVLSVDSLLADIARELKYKSMSKDEMLKLNGEVLHLTSEELATSYNNFYEFGYSKSDPKKKGDSLKVSPWEISIEGEIKNPMKIELENLISKVNLVERVYRFRCVEAWSMVVPWIGFELRELIKMVEPTKKAKYIQFTTLYDPEQFPMQGGFFGLNIGRNASFLDFPYKECLRLDEAMHPLTLLAVGMYKKRLLPQNGAPIRLVVPWKYGYKMIKSINKIEFLEEQPISTWEAENPKEYGFYGNVDPEVSHPRWSQSSERVIGQRGRIPTLYLNGYAKDVEHLYAGLDRTKLY, from the coding sequence ATGGAATTTAAATTTAAACAAGCAAATAGTATTGATTATAAAAGTGTAACTCCAGAGTATCTGTTTAATGAAAGAAGAAGATTTTTGAAACTTGGTGTTGGCGGAATAGTGGGAGTATTGAGTGTAGATTCTTTGCTTGCCGATATTGCTAGAGAACTTAAATATAAAAGTATGTCAAAAGATGAGATGTTAAAGCTTAATGGTGAGGTTTTACATTTAACAAGCGAAGAGCTAGCAACTAGCTATAATAATTTCTATGAATTTGGATACTCAAAATCAGATCCTAAAAAGAAAGGCGATTCTTTAAAGGTTAGTCCTTGGGAGATAAGCATTGAGGGCGAAATTAAAAACCCAATGAAAATAGAGCTTGAAAACTTAATATCAAAAGTAAATTTGGTAGAGAGGGTTTATAGATTCCGATGCGTTGAGGCTTGGAGCATGGTTGTGCCATGGATTGGTTTTGAGTTAAGAGAGCTTATTAAGATGGTAGAGCCAACAAAAAAGGCAAAATATATACAATTTACAACTTTATATGATCCAGAGCAATTTCCTATGCAAGGTGGATTCTTTGGTTTAAACATTGGTAGAAATGCTAGTTTTTTAGATTTCCCATATAAAGAGTGCTTGAGACTTGATGAAGCGATGCACCCATTAACACTACTGGCAGTTGGCATGTATAAAAAGAGGTTGTTGCCACAAAATGGTGCTCCTATAAGATTGGTTGTGCCTTGGAAGTATGGCTATAAAATGATCAAATCAATAAATAAAATTGAATTTTTAGAAGAGCAACCAATTTCTACATGGGAGGCGGAGAATCCAAAGGAATATGGATTTTATGGCAATGTAGATCCGGAGGTGTCTCACCCACGATGGTCGCAAAGCAGTGAGAGAGTAATAGGACAAAGAGGTAGAATTCCTACGCTATATCTAAATGGATATGCAAAAGATGTCGAGCATTTATATGCTGGGCTTGATAGAACAAAGCTATACTAG
- the secG gene encoding preprotein translocase subunit SecG, with amino-acid sequence MGDILLVLQFILAIVITLVVLLQKSANMGFSSYSGSNDGLFGARGPAGFLAKLTFFMGFLFVMNTIALGYIYMQDSKKSITDNIQIPVSVPQNIDNNSSAVSVPQSPKIPDTKEDTNTTK; translated from the coding sequence ATGGGAGATATTTTATTGGTGTTACAATTTATTTTAGCAATTGTAATTACGCTTGTAGTGTTATTGCAAAAGAGTGCCAATATGGGATTTAGTAGCTATAGTGGTAGCAATGATGGATTGTTTGGTGCTAGAGGTCCGGCTGGTTTTTTGGCTAAACTAACATTTTTTATGGGATTTTTATTTGTTATGAATACTATAGCTTTAGGATACATATATATGCAAGATTCTAAAAAATCAATCACAGATAATATTCAAATTCCAGTTAGTGTTCCACAAAATATAGATAATAATTCTAGTGCAGTAAGTGTCCCACAATCTCCTAAAATACCGGATACTAAAGAAGATACTAATACAACAAAATAA